A stretch of the Planktothricoides raciborskii GIHE-MW2 genome encodes the following:
- a CDS encoding amidinotransferase: MENLLELKPNSSLLSNQTIPVVNSYNEWNPLKEVIVGRVEGAAVPHLEPALLTNSYPNNLGFFQKYAGQPFPQELVEIAAKELNEFCHILESFGVTVRRPDIIDFSQTYKTLDFEASGFYAAMPRDILIVVGNEIIEAPMAWRSRFFEYRAYRSLMLEYFRRGAKWTTAPKPSMSDEFYDFEFAQKPVEERYALTEKGHFVIRDTEPSFDAADIVRFGRDLFVQRSHVTNNIGITWLKRHLGDTFRVHVVNFPDYNPMHIDASLVPLRPGLALINPARPCIEKELFKKAGWDLVDAAPSTLPDNWPMYMCSSWVCMNILSLDPETIVVEKQEEPMQNLLKDLGFKVIPVDFRHLYTFGGSFHCVTCDVRREGKLEEYGFPDPLEEEG; this comes from the coding sequence ATGGAAAACTTGTTGGAACTGAAACCTAACTCAAGCCTATTATCTAATCAGACCATCCCAGTCGTTAACAGTTACAACGAATGGAACCCCCTCAAAGAAGTCATTGTCGGTCGCGTTGAAGGTGCTGCCGTTCCTCACTTGGAGCCAGCCCTCCTCACTAACTCATATCCCAATAATTTGGGGTTTTTCCAAAAATATGCGGGTCAACCCTTCCCTCAAGAACTTGTAGAAATAGCTGCTAAAGAGTTAAACGAGTTTTGCCATATTTTAGAATCTTTCGGTGTCACTGTTCGCCGACCCGATATCATCGATTTTTCCCAAACTTACAAAACCCTAGATTTTGAAGCCTCCGGTTTTTATGCCGCCATGCCCCGAGATATTCTCATCGTGGTTGGCAATGAAATTATTGAGGCTCCAATGGCATGGCGATCGCGCTTCTTTGAATATCGCGCCTACCGTTCTTTAATGCTAGAATACTTTCGGCGTGGGGCTAAGTGGACAACGGCTCCTAAACCTTCTATGTCAGACGAATTCTATGATTTTGAATTTGCCCAAAAACCTGTGGAAGAACGTTATGCTCTCACGGAAAAAGGACACTTTGTAATCCGAGATACTGAACCCAGTTTCGATGCGGCTGATATTGTCCGCTTTGGGCGAGATTTGTTTGTACAGCGCAGCCATGTGACTAACAACATCGGCATTACCTGGCTCAAACGGCATCTAGGCGACACATTCCGGGTTCATGTGGTTAATTTTCCTGACTACAATCCCATGCATATTGATGCTTCCCTTGTTCCCCTCCGCCCTGGATTAGCATTAATTAATCCCGCCCGACCCTGCATTGAAAAGGAGCTTTTCAAAAAAGCCGGATGGGATTTAGTGGATGCTGCTCCCTCTACTCTTCCTGACAACTGGCCTATGTATATGTGCAGTAGTTGGGTGTGCATGAATATTTTAAGCTTAGATCCTGAAACAATTGTTGTGGAAAAGCAGGAAGAACCGATGCAAAACCTTCTCAAAGATTTAGGCTTCAAAGTGATTCCCGTTGATTTCCGTCACCTCTACACTTTCGGTGGTTCGTTCCACTGTGTAACTTGTGACGTGCGCCGCGAGGGTAAACTTGAAGAATACGGATTTCCGGATCCACTGGAAGAAGAGGGTTAA